From the genome of Arthrobacter russicus:
ATCACGCTCGCCGCCCGGTAGCGGCGCATGCCCAGAAGCGCCTGCGAACCCACCGAGTGCACCGTTGCCGCCGCGGCATAGACGGTCACCGCCAGCCACTCGACCCAGCGCCCTGGTTCATAGAGCCGGCCGACCACGAAGGTCACGGCGACGGCCAGCAATGCCGGGAGCAAGCTCAGCCGAAGGGTCCAGGTGACCAGGTACCTGGATTGCCGGAGCCGGTTGCCGCCGAGCGAATCGGAGAGCGAACGCTGCAACGCGAGCGGCAGGCCCAAGGCGCAGACCACCGAAGCAGTCGACGCGACAAAGATCATGAAGCTCTGGACACCCTGTTCCGCCGGGCCCAGGATCCGGCCCACCGCAATCGAGAGCACCAGGGTCAGCAGTTGCGGGGCAACCGAGGCGAGCGCGTTCCAGGCGACGCCGCGGCCCACTGAAGCCACCGAAATCGCCTCGCCCGGAGTGCTTCGTTCCGGGCTCCGGACATCCTGGGTCAACACGGCCCGCTGCCTTGGCCGGTCCGACCGAATCGTGGCGCTAGCGAGTCATCGGAGACCGGAAGATCCACGATTTTTTGGTACTCGGCCACAGGCCCCTCTCCCCCAGCAGCACCTCAGCTGGTTCAACCCACACTGGTGTAGTGCGACTGATCGGAGAACGTGACGCGGAAACCGGACGAAAATTAGTTGCCCGAGGTAGCCGAAGGCTTGGCGCAGCTGATTTTCCCCGGAGTCGAATCGACTTTGTCCGCAGGAATCGGCGCCTGGTAGCCTGCCGCCAGGTACACGTCGACGCTGGCGTCGGCCCGATCGTCCCTGCGGAATTCCAGCCCGGGAATGTTCCGTTGCAGGTTGAACGCGGCGCTTTCGCCCATCAGCCCGGAGACCACGACGCCGGCGCTCGTGGTGCTGATGGTTTTGTCCCCGACCGTGTTCACCTGGTAGCCACGGGCCTTCAATTCGGTAGCCAGACCGCCGGCCAAACCAGCCCGGGTAGTGGTGTTGTAGATGTTGACCGTGATCCCGATGTTCGCCGGGTAGTCGAAGTTGTCCGCCGGGCAGTTGGGATCTGCGGCCGCGCTGGTCGTCGGGCTCGCAGGCGCCGCTTGCGGAAACCGCAGCACGCCGGTCCAGACCAGGAACGCCAGCGTCAAGGCGATCACGACGATTCCGCCGAGCAGTGACAGGATGATCCCGTGTGTCCAGCGGCGTCGGACTTTCACCTGCTCAGCGGTGGGTTCTTCGAAAACCGCGTCCAATTCTTCGCGGTCCACCACGTGGTGGCCGTGGTACGCGAGGCCTTCGGCTTCTTCGCGTTCCAGTCGGGA
Proteins encoded in this window:
- a CDS encoding LytR C-terminal domain-containing protein, which encodes MTEPEGPRIPPKPPLPPRELQRERARQARRQELEEKRRLKAEERSRLEREEAEGLAYHGHHVVDREELDAVFEEPTAEQVKVRRRWTHGIILSLLGGIVVIALTLAFLVWTGVLRFPQAAPASPTTSAAADPNCPADNFDYPANIGITVNIYNTTTRAGLAGGLATELKARGYQVNTVGDKTISTTSAGVVVSGLMGESAAFNLQRNIPGLEFRRDDRADASVDVYLAAGYQAPIPADKVDSTPGKISCAKPSATSGN